One Solea solea chromosome 5, fSolSol10.1, whole genome shotgun sequence genomic window carries:
- the cgnl1 gene encoding cingulin-like protein 1 isoform X4 codes for MESYRVTGIPNNGPQRVYTQPPRSSRPLGNGAGSYGLSIRVQGIDGHPYVVLNNQDKGPQSYVNPNGYMDADESFIENYQEYDFRGSKEAGSNSPFMEYRSQKVLHYSDSQNGEPDSQAKKSSMLLNFQKHPEILQPYDPETNALNLDGFHSLPARPLPVAETGRERHSSSSRSSTSASSHTWSSSMGQYKAPAQQDKGQPSPHSQSQTVLPKPRSQPQSAPLTQPQTRSHSQTAQPQSRPRSTKLSPSQSTAPSNTVHQSAQSPPSAVSDQTNSSCRSPSSAMSSTNSSLDRSRREPDVLPLRRSDSSGPVLESSSHSPHSSSSSTSKVLQDDQIEALYGDAINRHDNRRYIPFSPGSGRDIDTGSIPGVDELIEKFDGKESSHHHRGRAGRRNRINPEDRKRSRSVDSALGLRKASGLGDDLSRQRGTSVEHVLRPSQLRLQRTAGSQDSWLTAVDGKVDSSSSSHVTSAPGSPQSSVSKGAGFIQGYKKPQTHFSSLPFKSREGDNSASAGGTLSLSKRSPTADETSSAEADVQATPDLLKGQQELSQQTHEETAKLILFNYLKDGSSDTDETTKRKVNLVFEKIQTLKSRATASAQGDNRSLDVPAQTKALQEQNAELEKEMAELKRQIQDQVMKNQAAGVKEQQQEQQQEQQQVQQQELQQELEQELERKTNECKRLREKLSRTEAELQTTVEELFQVKMEREQFQTEIRDLQDQLSEMHDELDSAKKSAADGEKDAIITDMMQLKVEMQEVLLAKEEQEEVLRRRERELTALKGALKEEVAAHDQEVDKMREQYEKEISRLQTSLEEAKQSSAVMVQEKAEVEAAKGAVEGQAGRLSQEAERLRRRAQELENEVTKLNRIIDEAKLQESRLGDRVSRLEREKKQVEESLAEIQEQEEEMSRANRALSVRLEDVQRNLTKLNSEHKELEQRLQEERTQKEHFKDMKNDIEDERRLLDRTVEKLQREMSDIVDASQSSTRELQEQIDIYKEKNRRELAELQRLLKERGLELDKYLLLTQSLQDELSRREENLQQCQRERDEAELRQKMLEEKLHDLEAEAETHTHTKDEKSRHIKLLEERVAQLELDLDEEHHSGDQLMNRIDRGREQNKDLKSRVSHLEASQKSSKEGLVAQLEDRVQELEERLEGEERERGNLQVANRRLERKVKEMVMQVEEEHHSLQDQKDQLNLRLKALKRQMDEAEEEIDRLEHSKKKLQRDLDEQQEVNEQLQSQLKALRSDIRRKTSSAPLLNALDDDDDDDDDISTDGETYFSSTSGYKRSSSQDNILSTFSL; via the exons ATGGAGTCGTACAGAGTGACTGGCATTCCTAACAACGGACCCCAGCGGGTCTACACTCAGCCACCGCGCTCCTCCAGGCCCCTCGGTAATGGCGCTGGTTCATACGGACTCAGCATTCGTGTCCAGGGTATAGATGGACACCCTTACGTTGTTCTGAACAACCAGGACAAGGGTCCTCAGTCCTACGTCAACCCTAATGGGTACATGGATGCAGACGAGTCTTTTATCGAGAACTACCAGGAGTATGATTTCAGAGGAAGCAAGGAGGCCGGATCTAACAGCCCCTTCATGGAGTACAGGTCTCAGAAGGTGCTGCATTACTCAGATTCTCAAAATGGTGAACCAGATTCACAAGCAAAGAAATCGTCCATGCTTCTGAACTTTCAGAAGCACCCTGAGATTCTGCAGCCCTACGACCCGGAGACCAACGCCTTGAACCTCGATGGTTTTCACAGCCTGCCTGCAAGACCGCTGCCTGTGGCTGAGACTGGAAGGGAACGCCACAGTTCCTCTTCCAGATCTTCTACATCTGCTTCATCCCATACCTGGTCCTCAAGCATGGGGCAGTATAAAGCTCCTGCACAGCAAGACAAAGGGCAGCCTTCACCCCACAGCCAGAGTCAAACAGTCCTTCCAAAGCCGAGGTCACAGCCTCAGTCTGCACCGCTCACTCAGCCTCAGACCAGGTCACACTCACAAACCGCTCAGCCTCAGTCCAGACCTCGATCCACCAAACTGAGTCCATCTCAGTCCACGGCACCCTCCAACACTGTACATCAGTCAGCACAGTCTCCGCCCTCCGCCGTGTCTGATCAGACCAACAGTTCATGTAGATCTCCCAGCAGCGCCATGAGCAGCACCAACTCCAGCCTCGATCGCAGCCGCCGTGAGCCTGATGTGCTTCCTCTGCGCAGGAGCGATTCCAGTGGGCCGGTTCTGGAGTCCTCTTCCCACTCCCCTCACTCGTCTTCATCCTCCACCTCTAAGGTTCTGCAGGATGACCAAATTGAGGCCCTGTATGGAGACGCCATCAATCGCCATGATAACCGGCGCTACATCCCTTTCAGCCCTGGTTCTGGCAGAGACATCGACACAGGCTCCATTCCTGGTGTGGATGAGCTCATTGAGAAGTTTGATGGCAAAGAGAGTAGCCACCACCACAGAGGCCGAGCGGGGCGCAGGAACAGGATCAACCCAGAGGACAGAAAACGCTCCCGCAGTGTGGACAGTGCACTTGGCCTGAGAAAGGCTTCCGGCCTCGGGGATGATTTGAGCCGCCAGCGCGGCACGTCAGTGGAGCACGTCCTGCGGCCCTCGCAGCTGCGGCTGCAGAGAACAGCTGGCAGTCAGGACTCGTGGCTCACGGCTGTGGACGGTAAGgtggactcctcctcctcctctcatgtcACCAGTGCGCCCGGCTCCCCTCAGAGCAGCGTCTCTAAAGGTGCCGGCTTCATCCAGGGCTACAAAAAGCCACAGACTCACTTCTCGTCATTACCATTCAAGAGTAGAGAGGGTGACAACAGCGCCTCTGCAGGTGGGACGCTGTCGCTCTCTAAGCGCTCGCCCACAGCAGACGAAACATCCAGCGCAGAAGCAGATGTTCAG GCGACACCTGATCTTCTGAAAGGTCAGCAGGAGctttcacaacaaacacatgaagagacagcaaagctcattttgtttaattacCTGAAGGATGG aAGCAGTGACACTGATGAAACCACAAAGAGAAAAGTCAACCTGGTGTTTGAGAAGATTCAGACGTTGAAATCTCGAGCCACTGCGAGCGCACAAGGAGACAACAGA TCCCTGGACGTCCCTGCACAGACCAAAGCTCTGCAAGAACAAAATGCTGAACTGGAGAAAGAAATGGCTGAACTCAAGAGACAAATCCAGGATCAAGTCATG AAGAATCAGGCTGCAGGTgtgaaggagcagcagcaggagcagcagcaggagcagcagcaggtgcagcagcaggagctgcagcaggagctggAGCAGGAGCTGGAGCGCAAAACAAACGAGTGCAAGCGTTTGAGGGAAAAACTATCCAGGACAGAGGCTGAGCTGCAGACCACTGTTGAAGA GCTGTTCCAGGTGAAGATGGAGAGGGAACAGTTCCAGACGGAGATCAGAGACCTGCAGGACCAGCTGTCAGAGATGCACGACGAGCTCGACTCAGCCAAGAAATCAGCTGCTGATGGAGAGAAAGACGCCATCATCACG GACATGATGCAGCTGAAGGTGGAGATGCAGGAAGTTCTCCTTGCCAAGGAGGAGCAAGAGGAAGTGCTGAGGAGGCGAGAGAGGGAGCTGACGGCTCTGAAAGGAGCCCTGAAGGAGGAAGTGGCCGCTCACGATCAGGAGGTCGACAAGATGAGGGAGCAGTATGAGAAGGAAATAAGCCGTCTACAGACGTCTTTGGAGGAGGCCAAGCAG AGCAGCGCAGTGATGGTCCAAGAGAAGGCTGAAGTGGAGGCAGCCAAGGGTGCTGTAGAGGGTCAAGCAGGACGACTGAGTCAGGAGGCCGAGCGGCTGCGCAGGCGAGCACAGGAGCTGGAAAATGAGGTGACCAAACTCAACCGCATCATCGATGAGGCCAAGCTACAGGAGAGCAGGCTGGGGGACAGAGTCAGCAGGCTGGAG agagagaaaaaacaagtgGAAGAGTCACTGGCTGAAATTCAAGAGCAAGAAGAGGAGATGTCTCGTGCCAACAGAGCACTGAGTGTACGGCTGGAGGACGTCCAG AGGAACCTCACCAAACTGAACAGTGAGCACAAGGAGTTAGAGCAGCGGTTACAAGAAGAGAGGACTCAGAAGGAGCATTTCAAGGACATGAAGAACGACATTGAAGATGAGAGGAGGCTGCTCGACCGCACAGTCGAGAAACTTCAGAGGGAG ATGAGTGATATTGTGGACGCGTCGCAGTCGTCCACTCgggagctgcaggagcagatCGATATTTACAAAGAGAAGAATCGTCGGGAGCTCGCGGAGCTGCAGAGGCTTTTGAAGGAGAGAGGACTGGAGCTGGACAAGTACCTGCTGCTTACCCAGAGCCTGCAGGACGAG TTGTCACGTCGGGAGGAAAACCTTCAGCAGTGTCAGAGGGAGCGAGACGAGGCCGAGCTGCGGCAGAAGATGCTGGAAGAGAAGCTTCATGATCTGGAGGCGGAGGcggagacgcacacacacactaaagatGAGAAGAGCCGGCACATCAAACTCTTAGAG GAAAGGGTTGCTCAGCTGGAGTTGGACCTGGATGAAGAACATCATAGTGGTGACCAGCTGATGAACCGGATAGACCGGGGACGAgagcag aACAAAGACCTGAAGAGTCGAGTGTCTCATCTCGAGGCCTCGCAGAAGTCCAGCAAAGAAGGTCTGGTCGCTCAGCTGGAGGATCGAGtccaggagctggaggagcGGCTGGAGGGAGAGGAAAG ggagCGTGGAAACCTGCAGGTGGCGAACCGTCGTCTGGAGAGGAAGGTAAAAGAGATGGTGATGCAAGTGGAAGAAGAACATCACTCGCTGCAAGATCAAAAGGACCAG CTGAATCTGCGTCTGAAGGCCCTGAAGAGGCAGATGGACGAGGCTGAGGAGGAGATCGACCGCCTGGAGCACAGCAAGAAGAAGCTGCAGAGAGACCTGGACGAGCAGCAGGAGGTGAACGAGCAGCTGCAGAGCCAGCTCAAAGCTCTGCGCAGTGACATCAG gcgtAAGACCTCCTCTGCTCCGCTGCTCAACGCGctcgacgacgacgacgacgacgacgacgacatcAGCACTGACGGAGAGACGTACTTCAGCTCGACGTCAGGATACAAACGCTCGTCCAGTCAGGACAACATCCTGTCCACCTTCTCGTTGTAA
- the cgnl1 gene encoding cingulin-like protein 1 isoform X1, with the protein MESYRVTGIPNNGPQRVYTQPPRSSRPLGNGAGSYGLSIRVQGIDGHPYVVLNNQDKGPQSYVNPNGYMDADESFIENYQEYDFRGSKEAGSNSPFMEYRSQKVLHYSDSQNGEPDSQAKKSSMLLNFQKHPEILQPYDPETNALNLDGFHSLPARPLPVAETGRERHSSSSRSSTSASSHTWSSSMGQYKAPAQQDKGQPSPHSQSQTVLPKPRSQPQSAPLTQPQTRSHSQTAQPQSRPRSTKLSPSQSTAPSNTVHQSAQSPPSAVSDQTNSSCRSPSSAMSSTNSSLDRSRREPDVLPLRRSDSSGPVLESSSHSPHSSSSSTSKVLQDDQIEALYGDAINRHDNRRYIPFSPGSGRDIDTGSIPGVDELIEKFDGKESSHHHRGRAGRRNRINPEDRKRSRSVDSALGLRKASGLGDDLSRQRGTSVEHVLRPSQLRLQRTAGSQDSWLTAVDGKVDSSSSSHVTSAPGSPQSSVSKGAGFIQGYKKPQTHFSSLPFKSREGDNSASAGGTLSLSKRSPTADETSSAEADVQATPDLLKGQQELSQQTHEETAKLILFNYLKDGSSDTDETTKRKVNLVFEKIQTLKSRATASAQGDNRSLDVPAQTKALQEQNAELEKEMAELKRQIQDQVMKNQAAGVKEQQQEQQQEQQQVQQQELQQELEQELERKTNECKRLREKLSRTEAELQTTVEELFQVKMEREQFQTEIRDLQDQLSEMHDELDSAKKSAADGEKDAIITDMMQLKVEMQEVLLAKEEQEEVLRRRERELTALKGALKEEVAAHDQEVDKMREQYEKEISRLQTSLEEAKQSSAVMVQEKAEVEAAKGAVEGQAGRLSQEAERLRRRAQELENEVTKLNRIIDEAKLQESRLGDRVSRLEREKKQVEESLAEIQEQEEEMSRANRALSVRLEDVQRNLTKLNSEHKELEQRLQEERTQKEHFKDMKNDIEDERRLLDRTVEKLQREMSDIVDASQSSTRELQEQIDIYKEKNRRELAELQRLLKERGLELDKYLLLTQSLQDELSRREENLQQCQRERDEAELRQKMLEEKLHDLEAEAETHTHTKDEKSRHIKLLEERVAQLELDLDEEHHSGDQLMNRIDRGREQVEQMRNELLQERSSRQDLECDKMALERQNKDLKSRVSHLEASQKSSKEGLVAQLEDRVQELEERLEGEERERGNLQVANRRLERKVKEMVMQVEEEHHSLQDQKDQLNLRLKALKRQMDEAEEEIDRLEHSKKKLQRDLDEQQEVNEQLQSQLKALRSDIRRKTSSAPLLNALDDDDDDDDDISTDGETYFSSTSGYKRSSSQDNILSTFSL; encoded by the exons ATGGAGTCGTACAGAGTGACTGGCATTCCTAACAACGGACCCCAGCGGGTCTACACTCAGCCACCGCGCTCCTCCAGGCCCCTCGGTAATGGCGCTGGTTCATACGGACTCAGCATTCGTGTCCAGGGTATAGATGGACACCCTTACGTTGTTCTGAACAACCAGGACAAGGGTCCTCAGTCCTACGTCAACCCTAATGGGTACATGGATGCAGACGAGTCTTTTATCGAGAACTACCAGGAGTATGATTTCAGAGGAAGCAAGGAGGCCGGATCTAACAGCCCCTTCATGGAGTACAGGTCTCAGAAGGTGCTGCATTACTCAGATTCTCAAAATGGTGAACCAGATTCACAAGCAAAGAAATCGTCCATGCTTCTGAACTTTCAGAAGCACCCTGAGATTCTGCAGCCCTACGACCCGGAGACCAACGCCTTGAACCTCGATGGTTTTCACAGCCTGCCTGCAAGACCGCTGCCTGTGGCTGAGACTGGAAGGGAACGCCACAGTTCCTCTTCCAGATCTTCTACATCTGCTTCATCCCATACCTGGTCCTCAAGCATGGGGCAGTATAAAGCTCCTGCACAGCAAGACAAAGGGCAGCCTTCACCCCACAGCCAGAGTCAAACAGTCCTTCCAAAGCCGAGGTCACAGCCTCAGTCTGCACCGCTCACTCAGCCTCAGACCAGGTCACACTCACAAACCGCTCAGCCTCAGTCCAGACCTCGATCCACCAAACTGAGTCCATCTCAGTCCACGGCACCCTCCAACACTGTACATCAGTCAGCACAGTCTCCGCCCTCCGCCGTGTCTGATCAGACCAACAGTTCATGTAGATCTCCCAGCAGCGCCATGAGCAGCACCAACTCCAGCCTCGATCGCAGCCGCCGTGAGCCTGATGTGCTTCCTCTGCGCAGGAGCGATTCCAGTGGGCCGGTTCTGGAGTCCTCTTCCCACTCCCCTCACTCGTCTTCATCCTCCACCTCTAAGGTTCTGCAGGATGACCAAATTGAGGCCCTGTATGGAGACGCCATCAATCGCCATGATAACCGGCGCTACATCCCTTTCAGCCCTGGTTCTGGCAGAGACATCGACACAGGCTCCATTCCTGGTGTGGATGAGCTCATTGAGAAGTTTGATGGCAAAGAGAGTAGCCACCACCACAGAGGCCGAGCGGGGCGCAGGAACAGGATCAACCCAGAGGACAGAAAACGCTCCCGCAGTGTGGACAGTGCACTTGGCCTGAGAAAGGCTTCCGGCCTCGGGGATGATTTGAGCCGCCAGCGCGGCACGTCAGTGGAGCACGTCCTGCGGCCCTCGCAGCTGCGGCTGCAGAGAACAGCTGGCAGTCAGGACTCGTGGCTCACGGCTGTGGACGGTAAGgtggactcctcctcctcctctcatgtcACCAGTGCGCCCGGCTCCCCTCAGAGCAGCGTCTCTAAAGGTGCCGGCTTCATCCAGGGCTACAAAAAGCCACAGACTCACTTCTCGTCATTACCATTCAAGAGTAGAGAGGGTGACAACAGCGCCTCTGCAGGTGGGACGCTGTCGCTCTCTAAGCGCTCGCCCACAGCAGACGAAACATCCAGCGCAGAAGCAGATGTTCAG GCGACACCTGATCTTCTGAAAGGTCAGCAGGAGctttcacaacaaacacatgaagagacagcaaagctcattttgtttaattacCTGAAGGATGG aAGCAGTGACACTGATGAAACCACAAAGAGAAAAGTCAACCTGGTGTTTGAGAAGATTCAGACGTTGAAATCTCGAGCCACTGCGAGCGCACAAGGAGACAACAGA TCCCTGGACGTCCCTGCACAGACCAAAGCTCTGCAAGAACAAAATGCTGAACTGGAGAAAGAAATGGCTGAACTCAAGAGACAAATCCAGGATCAAGTCATG AAGAATCAGGCTGCAGGTgtgaaggagcagcagcaggagcagcagcaggagcagcagcaggtgcagcagcaggagctgcagcaggagctggAGCAGGAGCTGGAGCGCAAAACAAACGAGTGCAAGCGTTTGAGGGAAAAACTATCCAGGACAGAGGCTGAGCTGCAGACCACTGTTGAAGA GCTGTTCCAGGTGAAGATGGAGAGGGAACAGTTCCAGACGGAGATCAGAGACCTGCAGGACCAGCTGTCAGAGATGCACGACGAGCTCGACTCAGCCAAGAAATCAGCTGCTGATGGAGAGAAAGACGCCATCATCACG GACATGATGCAGCTGAAGGTGGAGATGCAGGAAGTTCTCCTTGCCAAGGAGGAGCAAGAGGAAGTGCTGAGGAGGCGAGAGAGGGAGCTGACGGCTCTGAAAGGAGCCCTGAAGGAGGAAGTGGCCGCTCACGATCAGGAGGTCGACAAGATGAGGGAGCAGTATGAGAAGGAAATAAGCCGTCTACAGACGTCTTTGGAGGAGGCCAAGCAG AGCAGCGCAGTGATGGTCCAAGAGAAGGCTGAAGTGGAGGCAGCCAAGGGTGCTGTAGAGGGTCAAGCAGGACGACTGAGTCAGGAGGCCGAGCGGCTGCGCAGGCGAGCACAGGAGCTGGAAAATGAGGTGACCAAACTCAACCGCATCATCGATGAGGCCAAGCTACAGGAGAGCAGGCTGGGGGACAGAGTCAGCAGGCTGGAG agagagaaaaaacaagtgGAAGAGTCACTGGCTGAAATTCAAGAGCAAGAAGAGGAGATGTCTCGTGCCAACAGAGCACTGAGTGTACGGCTGGAGGACGTCCAG AGGAACCTCACCAAACTGAACAGTGAGCACAAGGAGTTAGAGCAGCGGTTACAAGAAGAGAGGACTCAGAAGGAGCATTTCAAGGACATGAAGAACGACATTGAAGATGAGAGGAGGCTGCTCGACCGCACAGTCGAGAAACTTCAGAGGGAG ATGAGTGATATTGTGGACGCGTCGCAGTCGTCCACTCgggagctgcaggagcagatCGATATTTACAAAGAGAAGAATCGTCGGGAGCTCGCGGAGCTGCAGAGGCTTTTGAAGGAGAGAGGACTGGAGCTGGACAAGTACCTGCTGCTTACCCAGAGCCTGCAGGACGAG TTGTCACGTCGGGAGGAAAACCTTCAGCAGTGTCAGAGGGAGCGAGACGAGGCCGAGCTGCGGCAGAAGATGCTGGAAGAGAAGCTTCATGATCTGGAGGCGGAGGcggagacgcacacacacactaaagatGAGAAGAGCCGGCACATCAAACTCTTAGAG GAAAGGGTTGCTCAGCTGGAGTTGGACCTGGATGAAGAACATCATAGTGGTGACCAGCTGATGAACCGGATAGACCGGGGACGAgagcag GTGGAGCAGATGAGGAATGAACTCCTGCAGGAGAGGTCTAGCAGACAGGACCTGGAGTGTGACAAGATGGCTCTGGAGAGACAG aACAAAGACCTGAAGAGTCGAGTGTCTCATCTCGAGGCCTCGCAGAAGTCCAGCAAAGAAGGTCTGGTCGCTCAGCTGGAGGATCGAGtccaggagctggaggagcGGCTGGAGGGAGAGGAAAG ggagCGTGGAAACCTGCAGGTGGCGAACCGTCGTCTGGAGAGGAAGGTAAAAGAGATGGTGATGCAAGTGGAAGAAGAACATCACTCGCTGCAAGATCAAAAGGACCAG CTGAATCTGCGTCTGAAGGCCCTGAAGAGGCAGATGGACGAGGCTGAGGAGGAGATCGACCGCCTGGAGCACAGCAAGAAGAAGCTGCAGAGAGACCTGGACGAGCAGCAGGAGGTGAACGAGCAGCTGCAGAGCCAGCTCAAAGCTCTGCGCAGTGACATCAG gcgtAAGACCTCCTCTGCTCCGCTGCTCAACGCGctcgacgacgacgacgacgacgacgacgacatcAGCACTGACGGAGAGACGTACTTCAGCTCGACGTCAGGATACAAACGCTCGTCCAGTCAGGACAACATCCTGTCCACCTTCTCGTTGTAA